A segment of the Epinephelus fuscoguttatus linkage group LG23, E.fuscoguttatus.final_Chr_v1 genome:
TCAAACGAGCCACCAAGTAAAATCAGTCGAGGTGAAGTCAACGGCTCCCGTCAGTCTGCAGGCTACATTTTGGGTTCTTGATGGTGTGTTCTCTGTTCTCAGGTTCTTCAGAAGCGTCCCGGCCTGTGCAACGTCTTGCAGGTTAAAGCCGAAGGATTCTGCTgacctcatcacacacacacacacacacctgtcctcACCAAGATCGACGTCCAACCACACACCTGAAGGAAATAACTTTTTTACAAAGTCTTTCCCTGATCGTCCAAACTGACGCTCAGTCACTGAGGAGTTCATTAAAACATGATCTACTTCCTGTGAACGTGTCAGACAGGTTTAAGTTAAGATTTATACTCTGACACGGTGTCGTCGTCGTCGTCTTCTGCTCTGGAGTCAGGACCAGCCAAAACATTAAgcctttcattttattatttcactTAAATGTGTCACGAGTCACGACTTAATTTTCTACCACTGTCAAGTCTTTTTTTGCACTGTAGAAAGAAAACCCCTTATCTTCCACTGTTAAAACCCTTAATCTCCCTGAACACAacctttgtttttactttatttttgtcaaaaccTGAACCTCAAGAGAACCTTTATGCTTTCCTAACTCaactcacccccccccccccccccccccacactcCCACCCACAGCTTTACGCCCCCTTAACTCACCCTGTTCCCCCAAAATAATCCCTTATCTCTAGCTTTACTTTACTCGGCTGCCCTTCAGCTGTTAACATGAAGGTCCAGTCAACAATATTAGCAATGAGGATGATCAATAAATCCTTATGAAACCTCGAAAGCCATAATTCTTTACTGACGTAGTAGAAAACCTTTAGTTTTACCTTAAGATTTAATTTAACCCTTATTTAGCTTCACACTGAAAATAAGCACAAGCACACGTATGCACAGATATATTTGCACATTGACTCATACACCAAAGACATCAGTCAATCCATCGACCAATCAGAGGCATCGACCAATCAGATGTGTTTGAAAACTGAACCCACCATGTGTCTTTAAACGTCTCGTTCCAACTGAAAAGGTGCTACATGTGTCGTTTACCATCAATAAAACCTTGTGTCGCCACTTCTGGAGACGTTTGTGTCATTAATGAACTTCCTGCTCACTGTTACTACGGTCAGTGAACTCACCACAGACGCTCACTGCCCTGTTGTTACAGGAGagtcatagtgtgtgtgtgtgtgtgtgtgtgtgtgtgtgtgtgtgtgtgtgtgtgtgagataaacAGTACAAAGGTGAAGTGCGAAGGTCGTCCATGTTTGTACTTCCTGTAAACAAACGACCTTTAACCCCAGCGAGGGAGAATGTGAGAGTGTGATGACGAGTGACGGCTGGTAAacaatgtgtctgtgttttaagTGGACGAGTTAAAGggaaagtgtgtgtctgtgtgtgttgtggtcaCCATGGTCTTCCTCAGACGGAGGACGCTGCTTCGCTACCTGTTCCTGTCGGCCATGTTGGCTCTGCTCCTCATCATCAGCTCCTTCTGGCTCCGTGAGTTTCCTCCGTCACTGAGTGTCGGCCATGTTGGCTCCGCCTCTCATCGGCTCGGTGGATGCTATTAAACTATTTATTCATgacacagtggtggaaagtaactgagtacatttactcaagtactgtagtGAAGTACAATTCTTAGGTGATACTTTAAGCTTCACTACAGCTGACGGCGTCCGTCactttgcagattaagattttatataaaaactataaaagcaacacattgtTTAAACGAGTGGTTTCACAGTGTGAGGTGTTGAACAGCAGCAGAGTGGATCCGactgtgtttcatgttttaattcTATTTAAGAGAcgtttatatttctttttaagtGAAACTCAAAAAGATAAAACTCTTACTACAACTTTTAATACAAATCaaaaggaaagtaaacaaaaaaaaaaagaagacggTGAAAACAGGTTTGTGTTCAAGAACTTAGCTTCTTTGTCTTCTCTCATTATTTACCTGGTGACCCTTTGGAGGGGCCCGACCcctgggttgggaaccactggactaaaCTAGCTAACTGTATAAAGTAGCTGAAACCAGCTCCACCTCCAGTCAAGtattaatttattcttttagTCACAGGAGCTAAACGAgtactttcttttttcctttaagCACAGTATGCTTAAAATACAAATGTGCTTTCAGTCCAGTCGGATTTTAACGTAGGACTTTGGAGTATTGTCACATCATTATTTTCTCTACTTGCAGACGTAGAGTGACGTATATTAGTTTTACTAACTCGTTACCTTCACCTCTGACCTTTGTGATCCAAGGGCTTTTTTATCCTAAATTAGCTCCTTCACTTTTCTCAGCTAGCAAGGTTAGCAGGTCAGCTAGCCTAGTTAGCCTAGCTAGCTACTATAGATGAAGAAAAGCCCCGTTAAGTTTATGAGGAGGGAGATCGGCTCTACGGAGCTTTACTACTCGCTTTAGCAAGACAATGTACGTcagtcaccttttttttttagcagaaaAAAGAACCATAGCTACCTAGCGTTAGCTAAGATCCAAAAGTCAGGTTAACACTCGTGCTACAGAGTGACTCGTATCACTAATGGTTATCTGATGAGTCCCAGTACTGAGCGAGTACGGCATGTGGACAGCTGGACAGGTGCCGGTTCACATTCTGGGCACTGCCATGTCACGGTTTGCCAGGGTCCAGGCACCGAACCTTAAACTGCTCCAAGGGCCCCGTTCATAGTTGCACCCTGCGCCACCCGCGTGTTGGGAGTGTTTGTGGGGAGGATTCATGAAAAGACGCATTTCAACTGCTAACTGCCTGAAAACTCTGAAGACTGACGAATAAGTGAagtaatttacattttaaatgtatttaaattttaCAGAATACGTACTTTTACTTGAATTCAGGATGTGAgttcttcttccaccactgttttATACAGTATTTAATTACTGGGTGGGAAATACTCACAAGTGACCCCTAGTGGTGATCACATGGAGAGCACACttactcttttgttttttaaattaattttaaatactacttgctcatgttttttaataattttaaatatttctgaGAATAACATCAATAACATCTTTTCTAccttattttacatttaaaaaaaatagtaacaaaaaaaaaaacagccatagCCTGATGATGATTTTGACACAGGCCCCACccatttgtttatattttagcCCCATGTTTTAACAAATTAATCAAcctgtgaatattaatataaacAGACTGACACATAATGAATATATCGAGGTGTGGGGCCCCCGACTGTGACAGGATgtgtaaacaaaataaagtgatggttaTTATTGGCAGAGTCACTATCGGTCATTTGTCTCTTCAGCTCAGGGTGGAGTCGGCGAGTGTGGCAGTGCCGGGCAGCCATGTTTGAGTTTTTACCACCTCTCGGtaagactgacacacacacacacacacacacacacacacacatttgtatcTCTATCCTTATGAGGACTCTCACAGATATAATAATCTTAAGATCCTCACTTCCAAGACCCTGAAAACTGTATTTCAAAtacaaaagtaaaataataataaaaagtaatattaaataataataataataattagaaaATAATATCTAATCAGTATTCCTATTTAAGTCTAAGTCTTCTTTAATAAATATGCAACAAAttctttgttttgaaaaaaatatcctCATGTCATATTTATTAAGAATTTGATAACCAAAAACTCACAAATTTTTCCCACTCCACTCCGAggattaaagattaaaatcaAAGTACAAATATGAAAAACAACGTTTTGTCCCAGTTCTCCAGAACGAGGGATGAACCAGTTAATTCAGTCTGTGTGCTAACATCTACATCATCAAAGataaaaagctgttttcttTGGTTTACTTTCTTTCAGCCCGAGCCTCCATTGTTACCTGCGGAGAGGGCGGGGCCCAGTGAAGCCCCGCCCCTCATAAAGGAGTGTCCTGGCCAATCATTTCAGGCCTGGCGTCTGCTCCAGTATTTAAAGTCCAGCCTGGCGGACGCTGACGACATCCTGCTGGAGCCGTACCTGCAGAGCTGGGATCAGCTCCTCAAgtaaagacacaaacaacctcTCTGGTTCTTTGGTTACGCTGATTTGATGATCAGATTGACTCATGTTACTcttgtgctaacgttagcttagcataggATCAAGACTGAACAGTTCAGTTGGTCACAGTCTGACCGCTCCGTCCTCAGTCACCGATGTGACAGTTCAACTCTCTGTTTCAGCTTCATGGAGTCTCTCGGGACGATGGTCAGTTTGTTCTCTCAGAAGGTGAAGGAGAAGGTCGTACTGATACGAGAGCTGTCACTCAAACACAGCGCAGAGGCTCATGGGAAACGTGGTCCGTCGGACAGCTCTGGACTAAAAAAAGGGGTGAGTGTCGCAAAAACATAGTGGGATGATTTGAAGTCATCAGCTCATTTTCTTCATTCTCCTCTCCAGGCGTATCGCTCGGTTCGGTCCATGGTGGGGGCGGAGCTAAAGGCGGGCTTGGTGGACTTCACCTGGCGAACAGATTCAGGGTGCAGGACGCTGCTGCGGCTGCATCGATCTCTGCTGTGGTTGAAGCTCATGTTGGAGGGTTTGACTGAAGGACCGGACGCCGAAGGTCGATACAAAACACCTGGAGAGCTGGGCAGGTAATGACCTCAACACTTCGCTTACAGACTGAGGCTAAAGCTAACAGACTGACATCACAACATCACGCTAACAGTCTGAGGCCAAAGCTGGACTGACCTCATAATGGCATGCTAACAGAGTGAAGCTAAAGCTAATAGACTGGTGTCATGACATCACGCCAACAGACCGCTGCTTTTTGTCTTCTTCCGTCAGGGAAGCCTACAAGGTGGCGTTGGCCCCCCACCACCCCTGGATGTTGCGTCAGGCTGCAGAGGTCGTCTTCCTCGCCCTCCCGGACAGACAGTACTTCCTGCAGCTGGTGTGTGTGACGAACCAGGAGGAGGCTGTGCCCGTCCTGCACACCATCATCCACGCCCTGATGCTcgtacacacacagacccagCGAATCCTGGCAGAACACAACATGCTGGAACTGCCCTGAACGCAGCACATCGACGCAGCATGTCAACGCAGCACGTCGACGCCATGACTGTACGCACAGATAGACAAGCTTCCAGTCAATGTGCGGAGAGCTTCAAGGACAGAAACCACCAACAGACGACAAAAACACAACGTAAAACAGTCCAAGGTTGTGCCGACAGTGGTGGAGGAAATATTCAGGTCCGTCAACAACGCGCTCTGTtacaagctgacctttgaccttttggatgtaaaatgtcatcacttcattatttcatcCTGTCAGACActtgtgtcaagttttgtcataattagtgtttGAATTCTTCAGGTATGgtccaaaacatgttttgttaggtcacactgacctttgaccatcaaattatatttagttcattcttgacttcaaccaacgtttgtgccaaatttgaagacatacCCTCAAGCTGTccttgagatactgcattcacaagaatgagaaagatacaaggtcaaagtgacgtttgatcaccaaaatctaaacaGTTCGTTGACTcaaagtgaacgtttgtgccaaatttgaagacagaCCCTCAAGCTGTTCCTGAGATactgcgttcacaagaatgagaaagagacaaggtcaaagtgacgtttgatcaccaaaatctaaacaGTTCGTTGATTcaaagtgaacgtttgtgccaaatttgaagacagaCCCTCAAGCTGTTCCTGAGATactgcgttcacaagaatgagaaagatacaaggtcaaagtgacgtttgatcaccaaaatctaaacaGTTCGTTGACTcaaagtgaacgtttgtgccaaatttgaagacagaCCCTCAAGCTGTTTCTGAGATACTGCGTTCAAAAGAATGAGAAAGAGACAAGGTCAAAGTGGcgtttgatcaccaaaatctaaacaGTTCGTTGACTcaaagtgaacgtttgtgccaaatttgaagacagaCCCTCAGGCTGTTTCTGAGATACTGCGTTCAAAAGAATGAGAAAGATACAAGGTCAAAGTGAcgtttgatcaccaaaatctaaacaGTTCTTGACTCAAAGTGAACGTCACAAGAATGCGATAGATGGACGGATGGcctgaaaacaaaatggctcCAGCCACGTAAATTACTGGCGCAGAGGCATGAAACTGTGGTTAAAGACTGATTGTTAAAGTTTTTTATATGACGTCATCAGATGATTGTGACTGATGCATTCACGCACAGTAGGATTTTACTGTGGTAGTTCGTTGAGGTGGAGCTTATTATAAACTATTTACTAATGACTGTTTTCATTatggattaatctgctgatcATTTTTTCAATTACGATTGGCTGTTTGATGAGACACGTTtgtcacaatgagacagagcccaaagtgacacctTCACCATGTTTGTTTAACCTCAACATTATTAATAATACATTACAACTGTTATGATAATTACCAATAATtacaaataaagattattaataCATTACAATTATTAACATTGATACTAATATTAGAATTGTTAATattatttaaaggaaaaatttattaaaaatggAACCATGAATATCGAAAACAGTTTTGTAAGAACTTGTATATGTTTTGTGTACAAACttcatttgtaaaataaagctgtcagataattTTAGTGAAGCATAAAGCAACATGAAAAGACTTACTGACAGACTTTATAAATGTCGGACGTGTTTTACACagatggaagtttattttggtCACACATACAGTTTGTAGCAGcaaaccttttttattttttacagtgaagTGCAGGATGTAAGAGCTTCATTTGGCTGCAGAAGTAAAAAGTTAAACCAAGACATACGCGGTTAATAGCTGAATAATACCTCGAGAAAAACATGCACTTTAAGGCACCATATGCTGCATTCAGGACCACATggaattcagattttttttctgatgtcacATTCAAAATGTACCCAAGTGCTGATTAAGTACATTTAAAATACTCAGGTTGAGGAAGCTTCCTGTTTCCCAGTTGCCCTGAATGCAACATTAAACTGTCTTTATTTAACAgtgaacaagaaaaaaaaacattgaatatAATTTGCACTGAcgacaggaagtgatgtaaaaatgtcagaaatgtgaCTGTACAGTTTCAGATTGACTTTAAATGAAATGTGATGAAGTTTAATAACGATTTCTGTTTGTGGCAGTGAACGTTACACGAGCTGTGAGCAGGAAGTTTAACATGACGTACGACACAACTGATCCACACACAAACGTGTGTCATTACTGGTTTAACTAAAAGTGTGAACGCTGACGGATCAGAAACATTTGAGGAAAGTGCTGATTCAACAGAACTcagcctttctttctttttataatCGCAGAAACAGACGATTCGTCTGATGACGATATTTTATATTCAgcttaaaacaggaaaaagagCCGGAGAGACGACGGCCGACTAAAACTAATTATTATCAAAAATTTGTTAATTTTCTGTAAATCGATTGTTTcagcacttttttgttttttatttgtatcagaAATTATTTCTCTTTTAACACTTGTGCTTTCAcaataactgaatttcagaGATACAAAGACAAACAATCAATAATCAATCATTCAGATTGTTGTTATTGAATGTTGATCAACTAATTAGCAATTAGCTGGTCCAGCaattattgttttctttaaaaataaagaggGCTGGGCATCATTGACGATATCTGATACAAGTATTGATACGATTCCTAATGATCAGTATAGATAGCGTGCCTGAATTTTAATGTTACCAACAACAAGTAATCAATTATTACGACTGTTTATAATGAAGATAAATTACTTTATACTGAttgaatgatttgttttctctttaaaaatatttaaaataataataaaaaaatacaataaaaagttTGTATGCATGAGTATCATCTGACATGTTTTGACACTGATATGTGATATGATCCTAATTTTCAGCACAGATACCAAGATAcataatcaattttttttttaagttgactAATTGGTTCATtgtttaaactttttttgtttttatctttctatctattttgttttaaatacttGTGCCAGTAACATACTGATAATGACACCAAAAACTAATAATCAATTATTTAGTCTattttcaatctttttttttattattgatgaAGTAATTAATTAACTGTTTGAGcaacttctttctttcttccttttttaaattaaaaagaaatcgGGGCTGGTTATCATTTATCAGGTACAGTACGTGAATTTCAGTTCTGGCACCACAAAAAAATTACTGATTTTTAAAACTGCTCTTGAACCTGACTGATTGTTTTAACAgctcttttttgtctcttcacAGTAACTCTATCACACGTTCTTCACTACAGGTACCGACATGATTTCTAAATTCAGTGTAAAAATCAATTAAACGATCTGTCAGTTAATCAATTAACTGTTTAagcacttttttgttgtttctttttctattaAAACGTTTCTCAGACATTTTGTGGTGCCAACAACAGGACGATAcatttttctctgctttaccttcttttactttttcatttttgtttttaatttccatttaacaaaagaagacagagttttgaaatgtgaaacattacataaaaatgtaaaaattggAAAATACTTTTGCATTGCCGATTGGTTGAGTTTAAAGTTGCTCAGACATGATGTCAGTGTTTGCCCTTTAAATCGACCTCCGTCCCACCTGTGATCGAACGCGTCTCTCAGGATGACGATGCGTTCAGGAACGGGTTCTCTTCGCCCTGGTGGCTCTTCATGTGCGTCTTCAGACAGTGGCTCTGAGTGAAGGCTTTGTCGCAGATGCTGCACTGGTACGGTCTCTCCCCGTTGTGCGTCCTCATGTGGACCGTCAGGTGTTCTTGGCGAGAGCACGCCTTCCCGCAGACCGTGCAGACGAACAGTTTGATGCCCAGGTGGCTCCTCACGTGGTTGTTCAGGTGACTCTTGCGTTTAAAAAAGCGGCCGCACTCTGAGCAGCCGTACGGCGCCTCGCCGG
Coding sequences within it:
- the LOC125883779 gene encoding ceramide-1-phosphate transfer protein-like, with the translated sequence MVFLRRRTLLRYLFLSAMLALLLIISSFWLPQGGVGECGSAGQPCLSFYHLSPEPPLLPAERAGPSEAPPLIKECPGQSFQAWRLLQYLKSSLADADDILLEPYLQSWDQLLNFMESLGTMVSLFSQKVKEKVVLIRELSLKHSAEAHGKRGPSDSSGLKKGAYRSVRSMVGAELKAGLVDFTWRTDSGCRTLLRLHRSLLWLKLMLEGLTEGPDAEGRYKTPGELGREAYKVALAPHHPWMLRQAAEVVFLALPDRQYFLQLVCVTNQEEAVPVLHTIIHALMLVHTQTQRILAEHNMLELP